The following are encoded in a window of Ruminiclostridium herbifermentans genomic DNA:
- a CDS encoding DUF2318 domain-containing protein, whose protein sequence is MSKIKQDKMAVKNSKKIQNNNIVVIASVVVVSVVVIIAIVGILGKTTNEASQASVDNSDLVIPISEVSETAKYYPYSIDGTDMEIIALKASDGTVRTALNTCQICYDSGRGYYVQEGDTLVCQNCGNRFSADQVEIVKGGCNPVPIMKENKTENEANITISKEFLAQNVELFTNWKTR, encoded by the coding sequence ATGAGTAAAATTAAACAGGATAAAATGGCTGTAAAGAATTCAAAAAAAATACAAAATAATAATATTGTAGTTATAGCTAGTGTTGTGGTAGTTTCAGTTGTGGTAATAATTGCGATTGTTGGAATTTTGGGCAAAACTACTAATGAAGCTAGTCAGGCATCAGTTGATAATAGCGATTTGGTAATACCTATTAGTGAAGTTAGTGAGACAGCTAAGTATTATCCCTATTCGATAGATGGAACAGATATGGAAATTATTGCGCTTAAAGCTAGTGATGGTACTGTAAGGACAGCATTAAATACATGCCAGATTTGCTATGATTCTGGTAGAGGATATTATGTACAAGAGGGAGATACGCTCGTATGTCAGAACTGTGGTAACAGATTTAGCGCAGACCAGGTTGAAATAGTTAAAGGTGGCTGTAATCCTGTTCCGATAATGAAAGAAAATAAGACTGAGAATGAAGCAAATATAACAATTTCAAAGGAATTTTTGGCTCAGAATGTTGAGTTATTTACAAATTGGAAAACTAGATAA
- a CDS encoding sulfite exporter TauE/SafE family protein yields the protein MGNRIISKIIQIEGMTCTSCERRIESSLKKLMGMENVKAIYSSSNVYVTYDPNLINLNTIIKEIEKLDYNVKNKPRENNSSKISAEAKSKDTNSLEVSQLIGIAVIIFALYIIIKNTVGFNFIPQVEQSMSYGILFVIGLLTSLHCVAMCGGINLAVCTKFCIGANDTKYGKLKPSILYNAGRIISYTVIGAIVGGIGSVISFSGAAKGIVAIASGVFMVIMGINMLNVFPVLRKLNPRMPKIFTNKLYEGSNKKGPLYIGLLNGLMPCGPLQAMQLYALGTGSIWAGAFSMFLFSLGTLPLMFGFGAITSILSSKFTHRMMKVSAVLVLILGIVMLNRGFVLSGVNTKIDIGAENSSSNIAKIKGDVQEVTMKIESGRYSPIIVQKGIPVRWTISATKEELNGCNNSINVPEYNIQNKKLQVGKTVIEFIPDKTGNYIYTCWMGMISSNIKVVDDISKISEVELENTDYSSIQGTLSNSCSCCADGL from the coding sequence ATGGGGAATAGGATAATTAGTAAAATTATTCAAATAGAAGGTATGACCTGTACCAGTTGTGAGAGAAGAATAGAAAGTTCTCTTAAAAAGCTTATGGGAATGGAAAATGTTAAAGCTATTTACAGCAGTTCAAATGTATATGTGACTTATGACCCAAATTTAATTAATCTAAATACAATTATAAAAGAAATAGAAAAGTTAGATTACAATGTAAAAAACAAACCTCGTGAAAATAACAGCAGTAAAATTTCAGCAGAAGCTAAAAGTAAAGACACAAACAGTTTAGAAGTTAGCCAGCTTATAGGAATAGCTGTAATTATATTTGCACTATACATTATTATTAAGAATACTGTAGGGTTTAATTTTATACCACAGGTTGAGCAATCAATGAGTTATGGCATTTTGTTTGTTATTGGACTGCTTACATCTCTTCACTGTGTTGCTATGTGTGGGGGAATTAATTTAGCAGTTTGTACTAAATTTTGTATTGGTGCTAATGACACAAAATATGGTAAACTTAAACCTAGTATATTATATAATGCAGGGAGAATTATATCATATACAGTAATTGGCGCAATTGTAGGAGGAATTGGTTCGGTAATAAGTTTTTCTGGTGCTGCAAAAGGTATTGTAGCTATAGCTTCAGGAGTTTTTATGGTTATTATGGGAATAAATATGTTGAATGTTTTCCCAGTTCTACGAAAGCTTAATCCTAGAATGCCAAAAATATTTACTAATAAACTGTATGAAGGTTCAAATAAAAAGGGTCCTTTATATATTGGACTACTCAATGGGTTAATGCCTTGCGGACCATTACAGGCAATGCAGTTATATGCTTTAGGTACTGGAAGTATATGGGCCGGAGCTTTTTCAATGTTTTTATTTAGTCTTGGTACACTTCCTCTAATGTTTGGTTTTGGAGCAATAACCTCAATATTGAGCAGCAAATTTACTCACAGAATGATGAAAGTAAGTGCAGTATTGGTGTTAATTCTCGGCATTGTTATGTTAAACAGAGGATTTGTTCTATCAGGAGTTAATACTAAAATTGATATTGGTGCTGAAAATTCTTCAAGCAATATAGCTAAAATCAAGGGAGATGTACAGGAAGTTACTATGAAAATTGAATCGGGAAGATATTCTCCTATAATAGTTCAGAAAGGGATTCCTGTGAGATGGACTATTAGCGCCACTAAAGAAGAACTAAATGGCTGTAATAACAGCATAAATGTACCAGAGTACAACATTCAAAATAAAAAATTGCAGGTAGGAAAAACTGTTATAGAGTTTATACCTGATAAAACAGGGAATTATATATATACATGTTGGATGGGAATGATTAGCAGTAATATTAAAGTTGTTGATGATATATCTAAAATTAGTGAGGTAGAACTTGAAAATACTGATTATTCTAGCATCCAAGGAACTTTAAGCAATAGCTGCAGCTGTTGTGCAGATGGTTTATAG
- a CDS encoding heavy metal translocating P-type ATPase, with protein MDKKQSIKISGMSCAACAARIEKSLNKLEGVKLANVNFAMEKATIEYDDDKITPEKFNEIIEKLGFGIVKEDIPKGSKAELNITGMSCAACSAKIEKKLNRTEGILQANVNLATGRASVEYDISKIKINDIITIIQNLGYSAQRAEEIDQDKEKERNEKEIKTLKLTLIISAILSAPLLLAMVFSMLNIPLLSFLHNPFFQLAIATPVQFIIGFRFYKHAYYALRSKSANMDVLISMGTSAAYFFSLYNVFFEEVQQGMMKSLYFEASAVIITLILLGKYLEAVAKGKTSDAIKKLMGLQAKTARVIRNGIEEDIPIEEVMLGDIVVVRPGEKLPVDGKITFGSSSIDESMLTGESIPVEKKAGDYVIGATINKMGTFRFEATKIGKDTALSQIIKMVEDAQGSKAPIQKIADKVSGIFVPVVVGIALLTFLIWYLTTMDITQAIVSSVAVLVIACPCALGLATPTAIMVGTGKGAEHGILIKGGEHLETAYKLNTVVLDKTGTITKGQPEVTDIVVLGNFDKSEILKLAAITEKSSEHPLGVAIYEHGKKELSAIGDPDKFEAIPGRGVKAVVDNRVIYIGTRKLMKEQNIATDNVEAAIAKLEDEGKTAMLMAIDNALESIIAVADTLKESSKEAIEELKKMGIEVYMITGDNKRTANAIAKQVGITNVLAEVLPENKAEEVEKLMASGSIVAMVGDGINDAPALATSNIGMAMGTGTDVAIEAADITLMRGDLRTIPAAIRLSRKTMRKIKQNLFWAFFYNIIGIPFAAFGLLNPMIAGGAMAFSSVSVVSNSLSLKGYNPTEVPGRFKSMEEFAKQEWQYSKK; from the coding sequence ATGGATAAAAAACAGTCAATTAAGATATCGGGAATGAGCTGTGCGGCATGTGCAGCTAGAATAGAAAAAAGCCTTAATAAACTTGAAGGTGTTAAACTTGCAAATGTTAACTTTGCAATGGAAAAAGCAACTATTGAATATGATGATGATAAAATAACTCCTGAGAAATTTAATGAAATTATAGAAAAGCTAGGCTTTGGTATAGTAAAAGAAGATATACCAAAGGGTAGTAAAGCTGAGCTGAATATTACTGGAATGTCTTGTGCTGCATGTTCTGCAAAGATTGAAAAAAAACTTAATAGAACTGAAGGCATATTACAGGCTAATGTAAATCTAGCAACTGGTCGGGCAAGTGTGGAGTATGATATTTCTAAAATTAAAATTAATGATATCATAACAATAATTCAGAATTTGGGATATAGTGCGCAAAGAGCAGAGGAAATAGACCAAGACAAAGAAAAGGAACGAAACGAAAAGGAAATTAAGACCTTAAAGCTTACACTAATTATTTCTGCAATTTTAAGTGCACCCTTATTACTTGCAATGGTATTTTCAATGCTAAATATTCCATTGTTATCTTTCCTTCATAATCCTTTTTTTCAATTGGCAATTGCTACTCCGGTTCAATTTATCATAGGCTTTAGGTTCTACAAGCATGCATATTATGCGCTGCGTTCAAAGAGTGCCAATATGGATGTCTTAATATCAATGGGTACCTCAGCAGCTTATTTTTTCAGCTTGTATAATGTGTTTTTTGAAGAAGTTCAGCAAGGTATGATGAAAAGTCTTTACTTTGAAGCTTCTGCAGTTATTATCACATTAATACTTTTGGGTAAGTATTTGGAGGCGGTAGCAAAGGGCAAAACCTCTGATGCAATAAAAAAGCTTATGGGATTGCAAGCTAAGACTGCTAGAGTAATAAGAAATGGTATCGAAGAGGATATACCAATTGAAGAAGTTATGCTTGGAGATATAGTTGTAGTAAGGCCAGGAGAAAAATTGCCTGTAGATGGCAAAATAACTTTTGGCAGTTCCTCAATAGATGAATCAATGCTAACAGGCGAAAGTATTCCTGTTGAAAAAAAAGCAGGAGATTATGTTATCGGGGCAACAATAAATAAAATGGGTACCTTCCGTTTTGAGGCTACAAAGATTGGTAAGGATACCGCATTGTCTCAAATTATCAAGATGGTTGAGGATGCTCAAGGATCAAAAGCACCTATTCAAAAAATTGCCGATAAGGTTTCGGGAATATTTGTTCCCGTAGTAGTAGGAATTGCATTACTTACTTTTCTAATATGGTATCTTACTACAATGGATATAACTCAAGCAATTGTAAGCAGCGTTGCAGTTTTAGTAATTGCTTGTCCATGTGCATTAGGACTGGCAACACCAACTGCAATAATGGTTGGGACGGGCAAGGGAGCAGAACATGGTATACTAATTAAAGGCGGAGAACATCTGGAAACTGCATATAAATTAAATACAGTTGTACTTGACAAAACAGGAACAATCACAAAAGGACAGCCAGAGGTAACAGATATAGTTGTTTTAGGAAATTTTGATAAGAGCGAAATATTAAAGCTTGCAGCAATTACTGAAAAAAGTTCGGAACATCCATTAGGTGTTGCTATCTATGAGCATGGCAAGAAAGAACTTAGCGCTATAGGTGATCCAGATAAATTTGAAGCAATACCCGGCAGAGGTGTCAAGGCAGTTGTAGATAATAGGGTTATTTATATTGGTACACGTAAGCTTATGAAGGAACAAAACATTGCAACAGATAATGTTGAAGCTGCCATTGCAAAGCTTGAAGATGAAGGTAAAACTGCTATGCTGATGGCCATAGATAATGCTTTGGAATCAATAATTGCTGTTGCTGACACATTAAAGGAAAGTTCAAAGGAAGCTATTGAAGAACTAAAGAAAATGGGCATTGAAGTTTATATGATTACTGGTGATAATAAGAGAACAGCTAATGCCATCGCAAAGCAAGTTGGCATAACTAATGTTCTTGCAGAGGTACTTCCAGAAAATAAAGCTGAAGAAGTGGAAAAATTAATGGCTAGTGGGAGTATTGTCGCAATGGTGGGTGACGGAATAAATGACGCTCCTGCTCTGGCTACTTCAAATATTGGAATGGCAATGGGTACAGGAACTGATGTTGCTATAGAGGCAGCAGACATTACTCTGATGAGGGGAGACTTAAGAACAATTCCAGCAGCAATCCGTTTGTCAAGGAAAACAATGCGAAAGATTAAACAAAACCTATTCTGGGCATTCTTTTATAATATAATTGGAATACCTTTTGCAGCCTTTGGTCTTTTGAATCCAATGATTGCAGGAGGAGCAATGGCCTTTAGTTCAGTTTCAGTTGTTTCAAATTCCTTGAGTTTAAAAGGGTATAATCCAACAGAGGTTCCTGGCAGGTTTAAAAGTATGGAAGAATTTGCAAAACAAGAATGGCAATATAGTAAAAAATAA
- the copZ gene encoding copper chaperone CopZ has translation MSKELKTLNVDGMSCSHCENSVKKAVGALNGVSNVTVDLQAKKVSIEFDSEIVSLDIIKETIEDQGYDVV, from the coding sequence ATGTCAAAAGAATTAAAAACTTTAAATGTTGATGGAATGTCCTGCAGTCACTGCGAAAACAGTGTAAAAAAGGCTGTTGGTGCATTAAATGGTGTATCTAATGTAACAGTAGATTTACAAGCCAAAAAAGTTTCAATTGAATTTGATTCTGAAATAGTAAGTTTGGACATCATAAAGGAAACTATTGAAGACCAAGGCTATGACGTTGTTTAA
- a CDS encoding response regulator transcription factor, producing the protein MITSVKKILVVDDEQKIVEVVKSYLNHSGYDVYEAYSGKQAIDIFEKYKPNLVILDLMLPDMTGEDICRHIRKQSRVPIIMLTAKVDEEDILKGLDIGADDYITKPFSPRQLVARVNAILRRVTDEPVLLTNTIAFNENDLVIDNLNYEVKKNNNSVSLTPNEYKILITMIKYPKKTFTREELISMALGEDFDGYDRTVDTHIKNLRQKIETDPKNPKYILTVHGVGYRFGGE; encoded by the coding sequence ATGATTACTAGTGTTAAAAAAATACTTGTAGTGGATGATGAACAAAAGATAGTTGAGGTAGTAAAATCATATCTCAATCACAGTGGTTATGATGTATATGAAGCTTATAGTGGAAAGCAGGCTATTGACATTTTTGAAAAATATAAGCCCAATCTTGTTATCTTGGATTTAATGCTTCCTGATATGACTGGAGAAGATATCTGCAGGCATATCAGAAAGCAGTCTAGAGTACCAATAATAATGTTAACTGCTAAAGTAGACGAAGAGGATATTTTAAAAGGGCTTGATATAGGTGCAGATGACTACATAACAAAGCCTTTTAGCCCAAGGCAGCTAGTTGCAAGGGTTAATGCTATACTTAGAAGAGTTACTGATGAGCCTGTTCTGCTAACTAACACCATAGCCTTTAATGAAAATGATTTAGTTATTGATAATCTTAATTATGAAGTAAAGAAGAATAATAACAGCGTAAGCCTAACACCAAATGAATATAAAATTCTTATAACTATGATTAAATACCCAAAAAAAACCTTTACTCGAGAAGAGTTGATTAGCATGGCATTGGGAGAGGATTTTGATGGTTATGACAGAACAGTTGATACGCATATCAAAAACTTAAGACAAAAAATTGAAACTGACCCAAAGAATCCAAAATACATATTAACTGTTCATGGTGTGGGCTATAGATTTGGTGGAGAGTGA
- a CDS encoding sensor histidine kinase — protein sequence MKYSLKAKLSLSYIFVALISVFLISILSNIFFDKQFTEYVQKNQEQKNKEIISALSKQYQNFGKWNTDMLESIGVSALENGIIIKISDISGKIIWDAKVHNNGMCQRIIEHMSQNMSSHYPDMKGEYVEKPYFIYNNSEKVGVVEIGSYGPFYLSDNDLAFINTLNKMLISVGIVSLLFALIIGTIMAKRLSSPISRVITTAKNISKGCYSDRILEKSSTSEINQLTDTINNLADALERQENLRKRLTGDVAHELRTPLATLQGHLEAMIDGIWKPERDRLVSCHDEIVRINNMVGDLERLAKYESENLILDKSNFNITETVQHIINNFESEYANKGINIELIAEDEYINADKDKLCQVIINLLANALKYTHEGGNVEVIIKGDENITQISVKDNGTGISEEDLPYIFERFYRADKSRNRMSGGSGIGLTIAKAIVEAHKGKIEVISKIESGTEFIVSLPKK from the coding sequence ATGAAATATAGCTTAAAAGCAAAGCTATCATTATCCTATATTTTTGTTGCATTAATTAGTGTATTTTTGATTAGTATACTTTCAAATATTTTTTTTGATAAACAATTTACTGAATATGTTCAGAAAAATCAAGAGCAGAAGAATAAAGAAATTATATCAGCTCTAAGTAAACAATATCAGAATTTTGGAAAGTGGAATACTGATATGTTAGAATCCATTGGAGTAAGCGCATTAGAAAATGGGATAATAATAAAGATTTCTGATATATCTGGAAAAATAATCTGGGATGCAAAAGTTCATAATAATGGGATGTGTCAACGTATTATTGAACATATGTCTCAGAATATGAGCAGTCATTATCCTGATATGAAGGGTGAATATGTAGAAAAGCCCTACTTTATTTATAATAATTCAGAAAAAGTGGGAGTAGTTGAAATTGGGTCTTATGGTCCGTTTTACTTAAGTGATAATGATTTGGCATTTATAAACACCTTAAATAAAATGTTGATAAGCGTTGGTATTGTTTCTTTATTGTTTGCTCTTATCATAGGAACTATAATGGCGAAAAGATTAAGTTCACCGATATCAAGAGTTATTACTACAGCAAAGAATATTTCAAAAGGCTGCTATTCAGACAGAATTTTAGAAAAATCAAGTACCAGTGAAATAAATCAGTTGACTGACACTATAAACAATCTTGCTGATGCACTTGAAAGGCAAGAAAATCTTAGAAAAAGGCTGACTGGTGATGTGGCACACGAACTAAGAACACCTCTTGCCACACTTCAAGGTCATTTAGAAGCTATGATTGATGGCATTTGGAAGCCTGAAAGAGACAGACTAGTTAGTTGTCATGATGAAATTGTCAGGATCAACAATATGGTGGGTGATCTAGAAAGGTTAGCGAAGTATGAGAGTGAAAATCTAATACTAGATAAATCAAATTTTAATATTACAGAAACAGTACAACATATTATTAATAACTTTGAAAGTGAATATGCTAACAAAGGAATTAATATAGAATTAATTGCAGAAGATGAGTACATTAATGCCGATAAGGATAAGCTTTGTCAAGTTATAATAAATTTACTAGCTAATGCTTTAAAATATACTCATGAAGGAGGTAATGTGGAGGTAATAATAAAAGGAGATGAGAATATAACGCAAATATCGGTTAAGGATAATGGAACGGGTATTTCAGAAGAAGATCTTCCATACATCTTTGAGAGATTCTATAGGGCAGACAAATCTAGAAATAGAATGTCAGGTGGTTCAGGTATTGGCTTAACTATAGCCAAAGCTATTGTTGAAGCCCACAAAGGGAAAATTGAAGTTATTAGTAAAATTGAATCAGGAACAGAATTTATTGTATCCTTACCAAAAAAATAA
- a CDS encoding DUF6803 family protein — protein sequence MSTMTHYMELLAVNQPWNLLIFMAIPVICAETLAISELIILFTRNLNSMAKKVSKVVGIFAGLYFLGIFIYLLFTTVIPLTLTGGWRGPVDVIAVVFYLLGVIPFVGMFLLEIGAIGRNRDEVSQLKLHAILVGIFLVVAHVAMIFGMLSPDLFTMEGMGGM from the coding sequence ATGAGTACAATGACTCACTATATGGAGTTGCTTGCAGTAAATCAACCATGGAATCTGCTTATTTTTATGGCAATACCGGTTATCTGTGCAGAAACATTAGCAATTTCTGAATTGATAATACTTTTCACAAGGAATCTAAATAGTATGGCAAAAAAGGTAAGCAAAGTTGTAGGTATTTTCGCAGGACTCTATTTTCTTGGAATTTTCATATATCTTTTATTTACTACTGTAATACCTCTTACATTAACAGGTGGATGGAGGGGACCTGTAGATGTGATTGCTGTTGTATTCTATCTTTTAGGAGTAATTCCTTTCGTCGGTATGTTTTTACTTGAGATAGGAGCAATTGGAAGAAATAGAGATGAAGTTAGTCAGCTAAAACTACATGCTATCCTTGTAGGAATATTTTTGGTAGTTGCACATGTGGCAATGATATTTGGAATGTTAAGCCCTGATTTATTTACGATGGAGGGAATGGGAGGTATGTAA
- a CDS encoding glycosyl hydrolase, with amino-acid sequence MKKIYSRAISMLAAIAMVCTVITTISVPVQAESSLPLTVEAEACTLGSGVTVATDVYGTKYPGYSGAGFAWVTNAGPITLKVNVPENAMYELKTRCWMYLGAIDETRLQSVSVNGKKIGDFYIPNKGQWIDYSFGFFYLEKGTATIEIGSSGSWGYIIYDTITFDYADMPDLNIEPTLCDPKATAETKSLMKYLTSVYGKSVISGQQEIYGSGHDGNYEYEFDYIYNKTGKYPAIRGFDFMNYNPLYGWEDGTTDRIIEWVKERGGIATACWHINIPQDFTSYKLGEAVDWQKCTYKPTSSFKTANCLDSSTKEYAYLMAAIDDLAEQLLILQEANVPVILRPFHEAEGYNNIDGSGAWFWWGSSGAEAFKGLWKLLYNTLTEKYGLHNLIWEVNLYTYANSLQWYPGDNYVDIVAYDKYEGSPTNWGTSAATSLFLSLVNYTNDTKMVAMSENDVIPDIKNIINEGAWWLYFCPWYSEYLIDRNDPVLLKTIYNSDKVITLDELPEDLYNFVVPSTRLIGDVNLDGNFDAIDFGLLKSYLLGVNTVSIDLTNADVDGSGNIDALDFALMKQKLLGIIDKFPADK; translated from the coding sequence ATGAAGAAAATTTATAGCAGAGCTATCTCTATGCTTGCAGCCATCGCAATGGTCTGTACTGTTATTACAACAATTTCTGTACCAGTACAAGCTGAAAGTTCACTGCCATTGACTGTTGAAGCTGAAGCTTGTACTCTCGGAAGTGGTGTTACTGTTGCTACTGATGTCTATGGAACAAAATATCCTGGATATTCTGGTGCTGGGTTTGCTTGGGTTACAAATGCAGGACCAATAACATTAAAGGTTAATGTTCCTGAAAACGCTATGTATGAACTTAAAACAAGATGTTGGATGTATTTAGGTGCAATAGATGAAACAAGACTTCAGTCAGTTAGTGTAAATGGTAAAAAAATTGGAGATTTCTACATCCCAAACAAGGGTCAATGGATTGATTACAGCTTTGGTTTCTTTTATCTTGAAAAAGGTACTGCGACAATTGAAATCGGTTCCTCAGGCAGTTGGGGTTATATAATATACGATACAATAACATTTGACTATGCAGATATGCCAGATCTTAATATTGAACCTACACTATGCGATCCAAAAGCAACTGCTGAAACAAAATCTCTTATGAAATATCTTACCAGTGTTTATGGGAAAAGTGTGATTTCTGGTCAGCAGGAAATTTACGGCAGTGGACATGACGGTAATTATGAATATGAATTTGACTACATATATAACAAAACAGGCAAATATCCAGCAATAAGGGGCTTTGATTTTATGAACTATAATCCTCTCTATGGCTGGGAAGATGGTACAACCGATCGTATTATTGAATGGGTTAAGGAACGTGGCGGTATTGCAACAGCATGCTGGCATATCAATATACCGCAGGATTTTACAAGCTATAAGCTTGGTGAAGCAGTGGATTGGCAAAAATGTACTTATAAGCCAACTTCCAGCTTTAAAACTGCTAATTGTCTCGATTCATCAACCAAAGAATACGCTTATCTAATGGCTGCAATTGATGACCTTGCTGAGCAGCTGCTCATTCTTCAAGAAGCTAATGTTCCAGTAATATTACGTCCTTTCCATGAAGCAGAAGGCTACAACAATATAGATGGTTCTGGTGCTTGGTTCTGGTGGGGATCATCAGGTGCAGAAGCTTTTAAAGGTTTATGGAAGCTGCTTTACAATACTCTAACTGAAAAATATGGACTCCATAATCTTATTTGGGAAGTAAACCTATATACATATGCTAATTCTCTGCAATGGTATCCAGGAGATAACTACGTAGATATAGTTGCATATGACAAGTATGAAGGTTCTCCTACTAATTGGGGTACAAGTGCTGCAACAAGTTTATTCCTTTCACTTGTAAATTATACTAACGACACAAAAATGGTTGCAATGTCTGAAAACGATGTTATTCCAGACATTAAAAATATAATTAATGAAGGTGCTTGGTGGTTGTATTTCTGTCCATGGTATAGTGAATACCTCATTGACAGAAATGATCCTGTACTCCTAAAAACCATTTACAACAGTGATAAAGTAATTACTTTGGATGAACTTCCAGAAGATCTTTATAATTTTGTTGTTCCATCAACTAGATTAATAGGTGATGTTAACTTAGACGGAAACTTTGATGCTATAGATTTTGGTCTATTAAAATCCTATTTATTAGGTGTTAACACAGTATCAATTGATTTAACTAATGCAGATGTGGATGGTTCTGGAAATATAGATGCTCTTGATTTTGCTTTAATGAAGCAGAAGCTGCTTGGCATAATTGATAAATTCCCAGCAGATAAATAG
- a CDS encoding cupin domain-containing protein, producing the protein MPPYPYNNNYNSMNYSDNSNEYQSTYSAYNPMAQQNNAQENQPSNWQNKGNSANFKDYGPQPFVVNIEAVTEQNNTFRTALWTGEHLQLTLMSINVGEDIGLEMHPKTDQFIRIEEGQGLVIMGDNQNTPNFQANVRDNSAIIIPAGKWHNVINTGRRPLKLYSIYAPPQHPFGTVHATKAIAEAAEEGHGH; encoded by the coding sequence ATGCCTCCCTACCCTTATAATAATAACTATAATTCAATGAATTATTCCGATAACAGTAATGAATACCAGAGTACTTATTCAGCATATAATCCTATGGCACAGCAAAATAATGCTCAAGAAAATCAACCATCTAACTGGCAAAATAAAGGTAACTCTGCAAACTTTAAGGATTATGGACCACAGCCCTTTGTAGTTAACATAGAAGCAGTTACTGAGCAAAACAATACTTTTCGTACTGCATTATGGACAGGAGAACATTTACAGCTTACATTAATGAGCATTAATGTTGGTGAAGACATTGGTCTAGAAATGCATCCTAAAACCGATCAGTTCATACGTATTGAAGAAGGTCAAGGCCTTGTTATTATGGGAGATAATCAAAATACACCTAATTTTCAGGCAAATGTACGAGATAATTCTGCAATTATAATACCTGCTGGTAAATGGCACAATGTAATAAATACAGGCAGAAGACCACTTAAGCTTTACTCAATCTATGCTCCCCCACAACATCCTTTTGGTACAGTTCATGCAACAAAAGCAATTGCTGAAGCTGCAGAAGAAGGTCATGGCCACTAA
- the gshAB gene encoding bifunctional glutamate--cysteine ligase GshA/glutathione synthetase GshB, whose product MLKGYESLELSTQMIIKEAINRGIKVEVLDWDDNFIRLIKDDKIEYLKQATRTSADRYISPLIMENKEVTKLILREKALNVPSGQTIKSIDDYKTKTLEFKGKDIVIKPKSTNFGQGVVILKNPYTDYDVKNAIEQAFKFDQSVLVEEFISGKEYRFLVIDDEVIAILHRVPANVTGDGKHTITELVEEKNKDPLRGKGYVTPLEKINLGVIEKEYLAFQGKDFNTIPIENEIVYLRENSNISTGGDSIDFTDDIINEYKIIAVEAAKAVGAKICGADIIINNIKELPNNDNYSIIELNFNPALHIHDFPYKGINRQAEKKVLDLLGF is encoded by the coding sequence ATGCTAAAGGGTTATGAGTCTTTAGAACTATCAACACAAATGATTATTAAGGAAGCAATAAACAGAGGTATTAAGGTTGAAGTGTTGGATTGGGATGATAATTTTATCAGATTAATTAAAGACGATAAAATAGAATATTTGAAACAGGCAACTCGTACATCAGCTGATAGATATATTTCTCCTTTAATTATGGAAAACAAAGAGGTTACAAAACTTATTCTGAGAGAAAAAGCGCTGAATGTACCTAGCGGTCAAACAATTAAAAGCATTGATGACTATAAAACAAAGACTTTAGAATTTAAAGGCAAAGATATTGTAATTAAGCCAAAATCAACTAATTTTGGTCAAGGTGTTGTAATTTTAAAGAATCCCTATACCGATTATGATGTAAAAAATGCTATAGAACAGGCATTTAAGTTTGACCAATCTGTATTAGTTGAAGAATTTATTTCAGGAAAAGAGTATAGATTTTTGGTTATAGATGATGAGGTAATTGCAATACTTCACAGAGTTCCGGCTAATGTTACTGGAGATGGAAAGCATACAATAACAGAACTTGTTGAAGAAAAAAATAAAGATCCTTTAAGAGGAAAAGGCTATGTTACGCCACTTGAGAAGATAAATTTAGGGGTTATTGAGAAAGAATACCTAGCATTTCAAGGTAAAGATTTTAACACAATTCCTATAGAAAATGAAATAGTATATCTGCGTGAAAATTCAAATATAAGCACAGGCGGAGATAGTATAGATTTTACTGATGACATTATAAATGAGTATAAAATAATTGCAGTGGAGGCTGCTAAAGCTGTAGGGGCAAAGATTTGTGGTGCAGATATTATCATTAATAATATTAAAGAATTACCAAATAATGATAATTATAGTATAATTGAATTAAATTTTAATCCAGCACTCCACATACATGATTTCCCATACAAAGGCATTAATAGACAGGCTGAAAAAAAGGTTCTTGATCTTTTGGGATTTTAG